From Vogesella sp. XCS3, the proteins below share one genomic window:
- the rpmB gene encoding 50S ribosomal protein L28, translated as MARVCKVTGKRPMTGNNVSHANNKTKRRFLPNLQYRKFWVESENRWVRLRISNAALRTIDKVGIDAVLADLRARGEL; from the coding sequence ATGGCGCGTGTTTGCAAAGTCACCGGCAAGCGTCCGATGACCGGGAACAATGTGTCCCACGCCAATAACAAAACTAAGCGTCGTTTTCTGCCGAACCTGCAGTATCGCAAGTTCTGGGTAGAGAGCGAAAACCGTTGGGTACGTCTGCGTATCTCCAACGCTGCTCTGCGTACTATTGACAAGGTAGGCATTGATGCAGTTCTGGCCGACCTGCGTGCTCGCGGCGAACTGTAA
- the kdsA gene encoding 3-deoxy-8-phosphooctulonate synthase, with protein sequence MKLAGFEAGLDQPLFLIAGPCVIESEQLALDTAGQLKEITSALGINFIYKSSFDKANRSSGKSFRGFGMEEGLRILDNVRSQIGVPILTDVHTEEQVPHVAAVVDVLQTPAFLARQTDFIRAVAVCGKPVNIKKGQFMAPGDMKHVIDKAREAALEAGLNADNFMACERGASFGYNNLVSDMRSLAIMRETGCPVVFDATHSVQLPGGQGTSSGGQREFVPVLARAAIATGVAGLFMETHPDPACAKSDGPNAWPLGRMKELLATLQAIDALVKGQPFAEQSL encoded by the coding sequence ATGAAACTCGCCGGTTTTGAAGCAGGTCTGGACCAGCCGCTGTTCCTGATTGCTGGCCCCTGCGTGATCGAAAGCGAACAGCTGGCCCTGGATACGGCTGGCCAGCTGAAGGAAATCACCAGCGCGCTGGGCATCAACTTCATCTACAAATCCAGCTTTGACAAAGCCAACCGCTCGTCCGGCAAATCCTTTCGGGGCTTTGGCATGGAAGAAGGCCTGCGCATTCTGGACAATGTACGCAGCCAGATCGGCGTGCCCATCCTGACCGATGTGCACACCGAAGAACAGGTACCGCACGTGGCCGCCGTGGTGGACGTACTGCAAACGCCAGCCTTTCTGGCGCGCCAGACCGATTTCATCCGCGCCGTAGCCGTGTGCGGCAAGCCGGTGAACATCAAAAAAGGCCAGTTCATGGCGCCTGGCGACATGAAACACGTGATCGACAAAGCGCGCGAAGCCGCACTGGAAGCCGGCCTGAACGCCGACAACTTCATGGCTTGCGAACGTGGCGCGTCGTTCGGCTACAACAATCTGGTATCCGACATGCGCAGTCTGGCCATCATGCGCGAAACCGGCTGCCCGGTGGTGTTTGACGCCACCCACTCGGTACAGCTGCCCGGCGGCCAGGGCACCAGCTCCGGCGGCCAGCGCGAATTCGTCCCGGTGCTGGCGCGCGCTGCCATTGCCACCGGCGTAGCCGGCCTGTTCATGGAAACCCACCCGGACCCGGCCTGCGCCAAGTCCGACGGCCCCAACGCCTGGCCACTGGGCCGCATGAAAGAACTGCTGGCCACGCTGCAAGCGATCGATGCCCTGGTAAAGGGCCAGCCCTTCGCAGAACAATCGCTGTAA
- a CDS encoding DedA family protein, with protein MITFLIDFILHIDTHLATLVANYGPWIYFILFLIVFCETGLVVTPFLPGDSLLFVAGALAAMGQMNVHLLVALLIVAAILGDGVNYTIGRHAGMKLFARFPRLLKQSYLDKTHAFYEKHGGKTIIFARFVPIVRTFAPFVAGIGRMEYRQFLSYNVIGALLWVIGFTYAGFFFGNMPFVRKNLEYLIFGIIIVSMLPGIIEVIRHRRAASKS; from the coding sequence CTGATTACTTTCCTGATCGACTTCATCCTGCACATCGACACCCATCTGGCCACACTCGTTGCCAATTATGGGCCGTGGATTTATTTCATCCTGTTCCTGATCGTATTCTGCGAAACCGGCCTGGTGGTCACCCCCTTCCTGCCGGGTGACTCGCTGCTGTTCGTGGCCGGCGCTCTGGCCGCCATGGGCCAGATGAACGTGCACCTGCTGGTGGCCCTGCTGATTGTGGCAGCCATTCTGGGCGATGGCGTCAATTACACCATTGGCCGCCACGCCGGCATGAAGCTGTTTGCACGCTTTCCGCGCCTGCTCAAGCAGTCCTACCTGGACAAAACGCACGCTTTTTACGAAAAACACGGCGGTAAAACCATCATCTTTGCCCGCTTTGTGCCCATCGTGCGCACCTTTGCGCCGTTCGTGGCCGGCATCGGCCGCATGGAGTACCGCCAGTTCCTGAGCTACAACGTGATCGGCGCCTTGCTGTGGGTGATCGGTTTTACCTACGCCGGCTTCTTCTTCGGCAATATGCCCTTTGTACGCAAGAATCTGGAGTACCTGATCTTTGGCATCATCATTGTCTCCATGCTGCCAGGCATTATCGAAGTGATACGCCACCGCCGCGCGGCAAGTAAAAGCTGA
- the secD gene encoding protein translocase subunit SecD, which yields MNRFPIWKYLLIALVLITATIYTLPNFFGETPAVQISSTRQSTPVDTALMARIETTLKQQGIAPQGIFLDGTSLKVRFKDPDTQIKARDAIQQALGDTYIIALNLLPASPEWLTRLHANPMFLGLDLRGGVHFLLEVDMKAAVEKTMERYAGDVRRELKAAKIRYGTIKRQGDTTLEVQLRDAETLKAAADKLARTLPSVTFNSDEANFRLTLTLKPEEITRIQGDAVKQNITTLHNRVNELGVAEPVIQQAGPSRIVVQLPGVQDTAKAKDILGRTATLQVRMVEDDQGKVAEALAGNTPAGYELLDEATSRGTSKILLKKDVELTGDNINSAQPGFDQNGGASVDIGLDSTGAEIFRTLTAENIGKRMAMVLVEKNRSEVVTAPVIRSEIGGGRVQISGSMNPAEANDVALLLRAGSLAAPMNIIEERTIGPSLGKENIEKGFHSTLWGFAAIAVFMAAYYGVFGVISVISLAANLFMLVALLSMLQATLTLPGIAAIALTLGMAIDANVLINERIREELRNGVPPQSAIQAGYGHAWATILDSNVTTLIAGLALLIFGSGPVRGFAVVHCLGIMTSMFSAVLVSRAVVNLWYGRRRRLTSVSIGQVWKPENK from the coding sequence ATGAACCGCTTCCCGATCTGGAAATACCTACTGATTGCGCTGGTGCTGATCACCGCCACGATCTACACCCTGCCCAATTTCTTTGGCGAAACGCCAGCGGTCCAGATTTCCAGCACGCGCCAGTCCACCCCGGTAGACACCGCGCTGATGGCCCGCATCGAAACCACCCTGAAGCAGCAAGGCATTGCCCCGCAAGGCATCTTTCTGGACGGCACCAGCCTGAAAGTGCGCTTCAAGGACCCGGACACCCAAATCAAGGCACGCGATGCCATCCAGCAAGCGCTGGGTGACACCTACATCATCGCCCTGAACCTGCTGCCCGCCTCGCCCGAATGGCTGACCCGCCTGCACGCCAACCCGATGTTCCTGGGCCTGGACTTACGCGGTGGCGTGCACTTCCTGCTGGAAGTGGACATGAAGGCTGCCGTGGAAAAAACCATGGAACGCTACGCCGGTGACGTACGCCGCGAGCTGAAGGCCGCCAAGATCCGCTACGGCACCATCAAGCGCCAGGGCGATACCACGCTGGAAGTACAACTGCGCGATGCCGAAACCCTGAAAGCGGCGGCCGACAAACTGGCACGCACGCTGCCGTCGGTCACGTTCAATAGCGACGAAGCCAATTTCCGCCTGACGCTGACGCTGAAGCCGGAAGAAATCACCCGTATCCAGGGTGATGCCGTGAAGCAGAACATCACCACCCTGCACAACCGCGTCAACGAACTGGGCGTGGCGGAGCCGGTGATCCAGCAAGCCGGCCCTAGCCGTATTGTGGTGCAGCTGCCGGGCGTACAGGACACCGCCAAAGCCAAGGACATCCTGGGCCGTACCGCCACACTGCAGGTACGCATGGTGGAAGACGACCAGGGCAAGGTAGCCGAAGCACTGGCCGGCAATACGCCAGCCGGCTACGAGCTGCTGGACGAAGCCACCTCGCGCGGCACCAGCAAGATCCTGCTGAAAAAAGATGTCGAGCTCACCGGCGACAACATCAACTCGGCCCAGCCTGGCTTTGACCAGAACGGTGGCGCGTCGGTAGACATCGGCCTGGATAGCACCGGCGCCGAGATTTTCCGCACGCTGACCGCCGAAAACATCGGCAAGCGCATGGCGATGGTTTTGGTGGAGAAAAACCGTAGCGAAGTGGTGACCGCCCCCGTGATCCGCAGTGAAATCGGCGGTGGTCGCGTACAGATCTCCGGCAGCATGAACCCGGCCGAAGCCAACGACGTGGCCCTGCTGCTGCGCGCCGGCTCGCTGGCGGCGCCGATGAACATCATCGAAGAACGCACCATCGGCCCGAGCCTGGGCAAAGAAAACATCGAGAAGGGCTTCCACTCCACACTGTGGGGTTTCGCAGCCATCGCGGTGTTCATGGCGGCTTACTACGGTGTGTTCGGTGTGATCTCGGTAATCTCGCTGGCGGCCAACCTGTTCATGCTGGTGGCGCTGCTGTCCATGCTGCAGGCCACGCTGACCCTGCCGGGTATCGCCGCGATCGCGCTGACACTGGGTATGGCCATCGACGCCAACGTGCTGATCAACGAACGTATCCGCGAAGAACTGCGTAACGGCGTACCGCCACAGTCGGCCATCCAGGCCGGTTACGGCCACGCCTGGGCCACCATTCTGGATTCGAACGTGACCACGCTGATTGCCGGCCTGGCGCTGCTGATCTTTGGCTCCGGCCCGGTACGCGGCTTTGCCGTGGTGCACTGCCTGGGCATCATGACCTCCATGTTCTCTGCGGTACTGGTATCGCGCGCCGTGGTTAACCTGTGGTATGGCCGCCGCCGCCGTCTGACCTCCGTGTCTATCGGCCAGGTTTGGAAGCCGGAAAACAAATAA
- the eno gene encoding phosphopyruvate hydratase, protein MSAIIDVIAREILDSRGNPTVEADVLLESGVMGRAAVPSGASTGEKEALELRDGDKGRYLGKGVLKAVENINTEICEAIIGLDASDQAFIDKTLIELDGTETKARLGANAMLAVSMAVARAAAEDAGLPLYRYLGGAGPMALPVPMMNVINGGAHANNTLDIQEFMIVPVGSATFREALRCGAEIFHALKKLCDSKGYATTVGDEGGFAPNLTSHEEAIKLILEAIDAAGYVAGQDVMLALDCASSEFYKDGKYHLTAEGLALSSEQFADYLETLANNYPIISIEDGMSEHDWAGWKVLTDRLGDRIQLVGDDLFVTNPSILAKGIEGGLANSLLVKVNQIGTLSETLKAVDLAKRSRYTSVMSHRSGETEDSTIADLAVATNCMQIKTGSLSRSDRMAKYNQLLRIEEELGDAAYYPGSNAFYHLKK, encoded by the coding sequence ATGAGTGCGATCATCGACGTGATTGCCCGCGAAATCCTGGACTCGCGCGGTAACCCCACTGTTGAAGCTGATGTATTGCTGGAATCCGGCGTGATGGGCCGTGCTGCCGTACCGTCCGGCGCCTCCACTGGCGAGAAAGAAGCGCTGGAACTGCGTGACGGCGACAAAGGCCGCTACCTGGGCAAGGGCGTGCTGAAAGCGGTTGAAAACATCAACACCGAAATCTGCGAAGCCATCATCGGCCTGGACGCCTCTGACCAAGCCTTCATCGACAAGACCCTGATCGAGCTGGACGGCACCGAAACCAAAGCACGCCTGGGCGCTAACGCCATGCTGGCCGTGTCCATGGCTGTAGCCCGCGCAGCCGCAGAAGACGCCGGCCTGCCGCTGTACCGCTACCTGGGTGGCGCTGGCCCAATGGCGCTGCCGGTACCGATGATGAACGTGATCAACGGTGGTGCACACGCCAACAACACCCTGGATATCCAGGAGTTCATGATCGTGCCGGTAGGCTCCGCTACTTTCCGCGAAGCCCTGCGCTGTGGCGCCGAGATCTTCCACGCGCTGAAAAAGCTGTGTGATAGCAAAGGTTACGCCACCACTGTGGGCGACGAAGGCGGCTTTGCCCCTAACCTGACCAGCCACGAAGAAGCCATCAAGCTGATTCTGGAAGCCATCGACGCCGCCGGTTATGTAGCCGGCCAGGACGTGATGCTGGCCCTGGACTGCGCTTCCAGCGAGTTCTACAAAGACGGCAAGTACCACCTGACCGCCGAAGGCCTGGCACTGAGCTCCGAACAGTTCGCAGACTACCTGGAAACCCTGGCCAACAACTACCCGATCATTTCCATCGAAGATGGCATGAGCGAGCACGACTGGGCTGGCTGGAAAGTACTGACCGACCGCCTGGGCGACCGTATCCAGCTGGTAGGTGACGACCTGTTCGTGACTAACCCGTCCATCCTGGCCAAAGGCATTGAAGGCGGCCTGGCCAACTCGCTGCTGGTAAAAGTAAACCAGATCGGTACCCTGTCCGAAACACTGAAAGCGGTTGATCTGGCCAAGCGTTCCCGCTATACCAGCGTGATGAGCCACCGCTCCGGCGAAACCGAAGACAGCACCATCGCCGACCTGGCCGTGGCCACCAACTGCATGCAGATCAAGACCGGCTCGCTGTCGCGCTCCGACCGCATGGCCAAGTACAACCAGCTGCTGCGTATCGAAGAAGAGCTGGGTGATGCCGCCTACTACCCGGGCAGCAACGCCTTTTACCACCTGAAGAAATAA
- the rpmG gene encoding 50S ribosomal protein L33 has product MRDKIKLESTAGTGHFYTTTKNKRTMPEKMEIKKFDPVARKHVLYKETKLK; this is encoded by the coding sequence ATGCGCGACAAGATCAAACTGGAATCGACTGCAGGTACTGGTCATTTCTACACCACCACCAAGAACAAGCGCACCATGCCGGAAAAAATGGAGATCAAAAAGTTTGATCCCGTTGCCCGCAAGCATGTTCTGTACAAAGAAACCAAACTGAAATAA
- a CDS encoding CTP synthase, giving the protein MTKYIFVTGGVVSSLGKGIAAASIAAILESRGLKVTMLKLDPYINVDPGTMSPFQHGEVFVTEDGAETDLDLGHYERFIHAKMKKSNNFTTGQIYESVITKERRGDYLGGTVQVIPHITDEIKLKVREGAGDVDVAIVEIGGTVGDIESLPFLEAIRQMRSNLGRKNTLFVHLSYVPYIATAGEIKTKPTQHSVKEMREIGIQPDILLCRMDRELPEDEKRKIALFCNVEENAVIGCYDADSIYKVPAMLHAQGIDDIIAEQLQLDLPAANLSVWKGIIDAIENPDHAVNIAMVGKYVDLTESYKSLSEALKHAGVHTRTNVNIIYVDSEEIERDGAESLKDMDAILVPGGFGKRGVEGKIKAVKFARENNIPYLGICLGMQIALIEYARDVAGMQGANSTEFDLETDYPVVALIDEWVNHDGKIEKRDENSNMGGTMRLGSQQCDLTAGSLAARVYGNTEITERHRHRYEVNNHYVQRLSEAGLTISGVSAGHEKLVETIELANHRWFFACQFHPEFTSTPRDGHPLFIAYVKAALAHQQDKAKA; this is encoded by the coding sequence ATGACCAAGTACATCTTCGTTACCGGTGGCGTGGTGTCCTCCTTAGGCAAGGGCATCGCCGCCGCGTCCATCGCCGCCATTCTTGAGTCCCGCGGGCTCAAAGTCACCATGCTGAAGCTGGATCCGTATATCAACGTCGATCCGGGCACCATGAGCCCTTTCCAGCACGGTGAGGTTTTCGTCACCGAAGACGGCGCCGAGACCGACCTCGACCTTGGCCATTACGAGCGCTTCATCCACGCCAAGATGAAGAAAAGCAATAACTTCACCACTGGCCAGATTTACGAATCCGTCATCACCAAGGAGCGCCGTGGCGACTACCTGGGTGGTACCGTGCAGGTGATCCCGCACATTACCGACGAGATCAAGCTGAAAGTGCGCGAAGGCGCTGGCGACGTTGACGTCGCCATCGTGGAAATCGGCGGTACCGTGGGCGATATCGAGTCGCTGCCGTTCCTGGAAGCCATCCGCCAGATGCGCTCCAACCTCGGCCGCAAGAACACCCTGTTCGTGCACCTGTCCTACGTGCCGTACATTGCTACCGCTGGCGAGATCAAGACCAAGCCGACGCAGCACTCGGTAAAAGAGATGCGCGAAATCGGCATCCAGCCGGACATCCTGCTGTGCCGCATGGACCGCGAGCTGCCGGAAGACGAAAAGCGCAAGATCGCGCTGTTCTGCAACGTGGAAGAAAACGCCGTTATCGGCTGCTACGACGCAGACTCCATCTACAAAGTGCCTGCCATGCTGCACGCACAGGGTATCGACGACATCATCGCCGAGCAGCTGCAGCTGGACCTGCCTGCGGCCAACCTGTCGGTATGGAAAGGCATCATCGACGCCATCGAGAACCCGGACCACGCTGTCAACATCGCCATGGTCGGCAAGTATGTTGACCTGACCGAGTCGTACAAGTCGCTGTCCGAAGCGCTGAAGCACGCTGGCGTGCACACCCGCACCAACGTCAACATCATCTATGTCGATTCCGAAGAGATCGAGCGCGACGGCGCCGAGTCGCTGAAAGACATGGACGCCATCCTGGTACCGGGCGGCTTTGGCAAGCGCGGCGTGGAAGGCAAGATCAAGGCCGTGAAGTTTGCCCGCGAAAACAATATCCCTTACCTGGGTATCTGTCTGGGCATGCAGATCGCGCTGATCGAATACGCGCGTGACGTAGCCGGCATGCAGGGCGCCAACTCCACCGAGTTCGACCTGGAAACCGACTACCCGGTTGTTGCGCTGATCGACGAGTGGGTGAACCACGACGGCAAGATCGAAAAACGCGACGAGAACTCCAATATGGGCGGCACCATGCGCCTGGGCAGCCAGCAGTGTGACCTTACCGCAGGTTCGCTGGCCGCACGCGTGTACGGCAATACCGAGATCACCGAGCGCCACCGTCACCGCTACGAAGTGAACAACCACTACGTACAGCGCCTGTCGGAAGCCGGCCTGACCATCAGCGGCGTGTCCGCCGGTCACGAGAAACTGGTAGAGACCATCGAGCTGGCCAACCACCGCTGGTTCTTCGCCTGCCAGTTCCACCCGGAATTCACCTCTACCCCGCGTGATGGCCACCCGCTGTTCATTGCCTACGTGAAGGCAGCACTGGCTCATCAGCAGGACAAAGCCAAGGCTTGA
- the secF gene encoding protein translocase subunit SecF, with protein sequence MEFFRIKRDIPFMSYGKLTTTISLVTFILAVVFLFTKGLNLSVEFTGGTVMEVQYQQAANLGDIRHRVEALKVGEVQVQSLGTSRDVLIRLPSKAGVSSAKLSEQVMGLLKAGDASVQLRKVEFVGPSVGEELVSSGLTAILLVCVGIVIYLAIRFEWRLALSAIIANMHDVVIILGCFALFQWEFSLTVLAGVLAVLGYSVNESVVVFDRIRENFRRPAMRGKSTAAVIDNAITATMSRTFITHGSTETMVLSMLLFGGPALHGFAMALTIGIVFGIYSSVLVASPLALALGTTREHMVKVVKPKEEAVV encoded by the coding sequence ATGGAGTTTTTCCGCATCAAACGGGATATCCCGTTCATGAGCTACGGTAAGCTCACCACCACTATTTCGCTGGTGACCTTCATCCTGGCGGTGGTGTTCCTGTTTACCAAGGGCCTGAACCTGTCGGTGGAGTTCACCGGCGGTACCGTGATGGAAGTGCAGTACCAGCAAGCGGCCAACCTGGGCGATATCCGCCACCGCGTGGAAGCGCTGAAGGTCGGCGAGGTGCAGGTACAGAGCCTGGGCACCAGCCGCGACGTACTGATCCGCCTGCCTAGCAAGGCGGGCGTGAGCTCGGCCAAGCTGTCCGAGCAGGTAATGGGCCTGCTGAAAGCCGGCGACGCCAGCGTACAGCTGCGCAAGGTGGAGTTTGTCGGCCCTAGCGTAGGCGAAGAGCTGGTCAGCAGCGGCCTCACCGCCATCCTGCTGGTGTGCGTGGGTATCGTGATTTACCTGGCCATCCGCTTTGAATGGCGCCTGGCGCTGTCGGCCATTATTGCCAACATGCACGACGTGGTGATCATCCTGGGCTGCTTTGCGCTGTTCCAGTGGGAGTTCAGCCTGACCGTGCTGGCCGGCGTGCTGGCGGTGCTGGGTTACTCGGTGAACGAGTCGGTGGTGGTGTTTGACCGTATCCGCGAAAACTTCCGCCGCCCGGCCATGCGTGGCAAGAGCACGGCAGCCGTGATCGACAACGCCATTACCGCCACCATGAGCCGTACCTTCATCACCCACGGCTCCACCGAAACCATGGTGCTGTCCATGCTGCTGTTCGGCGGCCCGGCACTGCACGGCTTTGCCATGGCGCTGACCATCGGCATCGTGTTCGGTATCTACTCGTCGGTACTGGTGGCCAGCCCGCTGGCACTGGCACTGGGTACCACGCGCGAGCACATGGTGAAAGTGGTCAAACCGAAAGAAGAAGCGGTGGTATAA
- the ftsB gene encoding cell division protein FtsB, producing the protein MRRLTLMLIILLSALQWPLWLGKGSWLRVWQLDKQVEEQRAANQLLVRRNAALDAEVRDLKQGTAAIEERARNELGMIRKGEVFFQLLDTANAPPAQQ; encoded by the coding sequence ATGCGCCGCCTGACCCTGATGCTGATCATCTTGCTTTCTGCTTTGCAATGGCCGTTATGGCTGGGCAAAGGCAGCTGGCTCAGGGTCTGGCAGCTTGATAAACAGGTTGAAGAACAGCGTGCGGCCAACCAGCTGCTGGTGCGCCGCAACGCTGCTCTGGATGCAGAAGTGCGTGATCTGAAGCAAGGAACCGCCGCAATTGAGGAGCGTGCACGCAATGAGCTTGGCATGATCCGCAAAGGTGAGGTATTTTTCCAGCTTCTTGATACGGCCAATGCACCACCCGCGCAGCAATAG
- the mutL gene encoding DNA mismatch repair endonuclease MutL, whose amino-acid sequence MKRIQKLPDHLVNQIAAGEVVERPASALKEMLENSLDAGASKITVDLAQGGIKLIRVTDNGNGIAADDLPLALDRHATSKIASLDDLESVSTLGFRGEGLASVASVSRLTLTSRPHDAEHAHQIIAIDGTLHPVEPAAHPAGTSVEVVDLYFNTPARRKFLKSDNTEYAHCAATFERIALAHPQVEFTLRHNGKVVWRLPQQTVAERVGALLGKDFVEAALPLDTQAAGLGLTGFVASPTYSKASRDAQYFFVNGRFVRDKTAQHALRQAYRDVLHHERHPAYALFFTLDPAGVDVNVHPTKIEVRFRESQAIHQFLFHSVHRALASTTAGASPAVQLHEQPVAESGATATTAAAFAPPHHTPQQASLLPARPSANVGRTPLPQTYHYEQQSIPLHVAREAIGVYDKQFAGLRDEERQQPAISQALAPTTASPTVTLPAASEGIPPLGFALAQLHGVYILSQCEDGLIVVDMHAAHERIVYERLKTALEADAIPMQPLLLPVSFAADRFEVATVEESAEDMKRLGVELAVLSPTQIAVRGMPVWLKEGNAVELARAVLKDVREHGLTQVMTERRNELLATMACHGAVRANRQLTLPEMNALLRDMEATERSGQCNHGRPTWSRLGMRDLDALFMRGQ is encoded by the coding sequence ATGAAACGCATCCAGAAACTGCCCGACCACCTGGTCAACCAGATTGCCGCTGGCGAAGTGGTCGAGCGCCCGGCCTCGGCCCTGAAAGAAATGCTGGAAAACAGCCTGGACGCTGGCGCCAGCAAAATTACCGTGGACCTGGCACAGGGCGGCATCAAGCTGATTCGCGTTACCGACAACGGCAACGGCATTGCTGCTGATGACCTGCCGCTGGCGCTGGATCGCCACGCCACCAGCAAGATCGCCAGCCTGGACGACCTGGAAAGCGTGTCCACCCTGGGCTTTCGCGGCGAGGGGCTGGCCAGCGTGGCTTCTGTGTCGCGCCTGACGCTCACCAGCCGCCCGCACGACGCCGAACACGCGCATCAGATTATTGCCATCGATGGCACCCTGCACCCGGTAGAACCAGCCGCGCACCCGGCCGGCACCAGCGTGGAAGTGGTAGACCTGTACTTCAACACCCCGGCACGGCGCAAATTCCTGAAGAGTGACAACACCGAATACGCCCATTGCGCCGCCACCTTCGAGCGCATCGCCCTGGCGCACCCACAGGTAGAATTTACCCTGCGCCACAACGGCAAGGTGGTATGGCGCCTGCCGCAGCAAACCGTGGCCGAGCGCGTCGGCGCCCTGCTCGGCAAAGACTTTGTCGAGGCAGCCCTGCCACTGGATACCCAGGCCGCCGGCTTGGGTCTGACCGGCTTTGTGGCCAGCCCGACCTACTCGAAAGCCAGCCGTGACGCGCAGTATTTCTTCGTCAACGGCCGTTTTGTGCGTGACAAAACCGCGCAGCACGCCCTGCGCCAGGCCTACCGCGATGTACTGCACCACGAGCGCCACCCGGCCTACGCGCTGTTTTTCACGCTAGACCCGGCCGGCGTAGACGTGAACGTGCACCCTACCAAGATCGAGGTGCGCTTTCGCGAAAGCCAGGCTATCCACCAGTTTCTGTTCCACAGCGTGCACCGCGCCCTGGCCAGCACCACCGCGGGCGCCAGCCCGGCAGTACAGCTGCACGAGCAGCCTGTGGCCGAGTCTGGCGCCACGGCCACAACGGCAGCCGCTTTCGCACCGCCACACCACACCCCGCAGCAAGCCAGCCTGCTGCCGGCACGCCCGTCGGCTAACGTTGGCCGCACACCGCTACCGCAAACCTACCACTACGAGCAGCAAAGCATCCCGCTGCATGTAGCGCGCGAGGCTATTGGCGTATACGACAAGCAGTTTGCCGGCCTGCGTGACGAAGAGCGGCAGCAGCCTGCCATCAGCCAGGCACTCGCCCCCACCACAGCCAGCCCGACCGTCACGCTACCCGCAGCCAGTGAAGGCATCCCGCCACTGGGTTTTGCCCTGGCGCAGCTGCACGGTGTGTACATTCTGAGCCAGTGCGAAGACGGTCTGATCGTGGTGGACATGCACGCCGCGCACGAGCGCATCGTATACGAACGCCTGAAAACAGCACTGGAAGCCGATGCCATCCCCATGCAGCCGCTGCTGCTGCCGGTGTCGTTTGCCGCAGACCGTTTCGAGGTAGCCACGGTAGAAGAAAGCGCAGAGGACATGAAACGCCTTGGCGTCGAGCTGGCCGTACTCTCGCCCACCCAGATTGCCGTGCGCGGCATGCCGGTATGGCTAAAGGAAGGTAATGCTGTCGAGCTGGCTCGCGCCGTTTTGAAAGACGTACGCGAGCACGGCCTGACACAAGTCATGACCGAGCGCCGCAACGAACTGCTGGCTACCATGGCCTGCCACGGCGCGGTACGCGCCAACCGGCAGCTGACCTTGCCGGAAATGAATGCCCTGCTGCGCGACATGGAAGCCACCGAGCGCTCCGGCCAATGCAACCACGGCCGCCCGACCTGGAGCCGCCTGGGCATGCGCGACCTGGACGCCCTATTCATGCGCGGCCAGTAA